Proteins encoded within one genomic window of Choristoneura fumiferana chromosome 28, NRCan_CFum_1, whole genome shotgun sequence:
- the LOC141443794 gene encoding uncharacterized protein, translated as MEPPPRDDGDDPPTAPFRLAPSSEVGYAQALPSSSNTLLQLLLEQQNQNMARLIEAIRPPSSSSVAIRLPEFNPDLSDADPRSWCSTVDICLTEQPLEGGALIIALSKALKGSSSTWLSHVAHSGMTWQDFKNLFLARYDSAETCAATIVHINNSRPKEGENLAAYASRLIASLMAKWKDLNCEEIAISYVLAHLAQFDGRINRLAFTTPIKTRTKLIQEVQAFSLKRKQERSVDTYAHEIKRNRMNVMPRDVNKQIQCHNCHKFGHKSVDCYSRNKKPAPNAHASSSSSFAPNSKKFVTCYRCGEEGHIAPHCAKKGGSGVGAPGKGAGVGAGGGGASSAALERRVNVCEVTGVRGELTQSDIHEDV; from the exons ATGGAACCTCCACCACGAGACGACGGTGATGATCCACCTACCGCTCCGTTTCGTCTCGCGCCGTCATCAGAAGTGGGATACGCTCAAGCCCTACCATCATCGTCGAATACCCTCCTGCAACTGCTGCTCGAACAACAGAATCAGAATATGGCACGCCTGATTGAAGCCATACGGCCGCCATCCTCGTCTTCTGTGGCAATCAGGCTGCCCGAGTTTAATCCTGACCTATCGGACGCCGATCCACGGTCCTGGTGCTCGACTGTGGACATCTGTTTGACCGAACAACCATTGGAAGGAGGAGCCCTAATTATCGCACTGAGTAAGGCTCTTAAAGGATCATCATCAACTTGGCTTTCTCATGTCGCGCACTCAGGTATGACATGGCAAGATTTCAAAAACCTGTTCTTGGCCCGCTATGACTCTGCTGAAACATGCGCAGCCACTATTGTTCACATCAATAATAGCAGACCTAAAGAAGGAGAAAATCTTGCCGCATATGCGAGTCGCTTAATTGCATCGTTAATGGCTAAATGGAAAGACCTGAATTGTGAAGAAATCGCCATTTCATACGTACTCGCACATCTCGCACAATTTGACGGTAGAATTAACCGTTTGGCGTTTACTACCCCCATTAAAACAAGAACGAAATTAATTCAAGAAGTGCAAGCATTTTCTTTAAAACGCAAGCAAGAACGAAGCGTAGATACCTACGCGCACGAAATAAAACGAAATAGGATGAATGTTATGCCTCGAGATGTGAACAAACAGATTCAGTGTCACAATTGTCATAAATTTGGACACAAATCGGTCGATTGCTACTCCAGAAACAAGAAACCAGCCCCAAATGCACACGCCTCGTCGTCTTCAAGCTTCGCTCCAAACTCGAAGAAGTTTGTAACCTGCTATCGCTGCGGGGAAGAAGGCCACATCGCTCCTCACTGCGCCAAGAAAGGAGGCAGCGGAGTCGGCGCGCCTGGCAAGGGCGCGGGCGTCGGTGCCGGCGGCGGTGGTGCCAGCAGCGCTGCGCTCGAGCGTCGGGTCAATGTTTGCGAGGTCACCGGTGTCCGTGGCGAACTTACACAATCTG ATATACACGAGGACGTGTAG